A region of Flavobacterium indicum GPTSA100-9 = DSM 17447 DNA encodes the following proteins:
- a CDS encoding DUF4178 domain-containing protein, with translation MTTFTCKQCNTSTSVQSEVVMESFGCPSCKALYWQDRGEFRFKYKFKYQPISFMLRVGQTCKIGTESYEITGVLVKYLGDFVYAREYTMQSTAGNYKYLSECEGHWILLKEVDDVDFTKQSRLEMTYNSLLFKKYDYYNSEIVLASGFFDISLENKQCFTVEYIAPPYILSSEDLDGRHVYLGEHIDRKEVKKMFQLTDLPFRNGVGVVQPFPIHIIDTVKIFLVTGILILLCFIFQDTSGEKEVLDTTISINEFNNKEYVSPSFEVKGSAVPIKISLYSDVSNSWAYAGVSVVNEKTNEEEFAEQDIEFYSGYEGGESWVEGSQSEDFYICGLKAGNYHIVVNPTAENVVPTTTVAVDSKTNELPQKAVQILTADGKPVETNLNQVVDSVIKSEQAVTAEQQVSPAESKMLSIKAKIENPSNWNFGISLVLFVVLLIALFIYKHYFETWRWSSSRYSPYQE, from the coding sequence ATGACCACATTTACTTGTAAGCAATGTAACACTTCAACTTCAGTACAAAGCGAAGTGGTTATGGAAAGTTTTGGTTGTCCTTCTTGCAAAGCACTTTACTGGCAAGATAGAGGGGAATTTCGATTTAAATATAAATTCAAATACCAGCCCATTTCTTTTATGTTAAGGGTAGGACAAACCTGTAAGATTGGAACGGAATCGTATGAGATAACCGGTGTTTTGGTTAAATATTTAGGTGATTTTGTTTATGCAAGAGAATATACCATGCAGTCCACTGCGGGGAATTATAAATATTTGTCTGAATGTGAAGGGCATTGGATTTTATTGAAAGAAGTTGATGATGTAGATTTTACCAAACAAAGCAGATTGGAAATGACCTATAATTCTCTGCTTTTTAAAAAATATGATTATTACAACTCTGAAATTGTATTAGCTTCAGGTTTTTTTGATATTAGTTTAGAAAATAAACAATGTTTTACGGTGGAGTATATTGCACCACCCTATATTTTATCTTCTGAAGATTTAGATGGAAGGCATGTTTATTTGGGTGAACATATTGATAGAAAAGAAGTCAAAAAAATGTTTCAACTTACCGATTTGCCTTTTCGAAACGGGGTTGGTGTTGTTCAGCCTTTTCCAATTCATATCATCGACACGGTTAAAATCTTTTTAGTAACTGGAATTTTAATTTTACTTTGTTTTATTTTCCAAGATACAAGTGGTGAAAAAGAGGTTTTAGATACTACCATTTCTATCAATGAATTTAATAATAAAGAATATGTGTCGCCTAGTTTTGAAGTAAAAGGTTCGGCAGTACCTATAAAAATTAGTTTGTATTCTGATGTGTCAAATTCATGGGCCTATGCAGGAGTTTCGGTGGTAAACGAAAAGACGAATGAAGAAGAGTTTGCAGAACAAGATATTGAGTTTTACTCTGGTTATGAAGGGGGAGAAAGTTGGGTAGAAGGTAGTCAAAGTGAAGATTTTTATATTTGTGGTTTAAAAGCAGGTAACTATCATATTGTTGTAAATCCTACAGCTGAAAATGTAGTGCCAACAACAACAGTTGCCGTTGATTCAAAGACTAATGAACTTCCTCAAAAAGCAGTACAAATTTTAACTGCTGATGGAAAGCCTGTTGAAACTAACTTGAATCAAGTTGTTGACAGCGTTATAAAAAGTGAGCAAGCTGTAACAGCGGAACAACAAGTAAGTCCAGCAGAAAGTAAAATGTTGTCTATAAAGGCTAAAATTGAAAACCCCTCCAATTGGAATTTTGGAATTTCGTTAGTGTTATTTGTTGTACTATTAATAGCCTTGTTTATTTATAAACATTATTTTGAAACTTGGCGTTGGAGTTCTAGTAGGTACTCCCCTTATCAAGAATAA
- a CDS encoding DUF350 domain-containing protein — protein sequence MLVNGLINSVVFSLVGIIILLVGYFIIEKTTPENTWKEIVQNKNTALAIVFAALIIGISMIISAAIHG from the coding sequence ATGTTAGTAAATGGATTAATCAACTCAGTAGTGTTTTCGTTAGTAGGAATAATAATCTTGTTAGTGGGTTATTTTATTATTGAAAAAACAACTCCTGAAAATACTTGGAAAGAAATTGTTCAAAATAAAAACACAGCTTTAGCTATTGTTTTTGCTGCCTTGATAATTGGAATTTCTATGATAATAAGCGCCGCTATTCATGGGTAA
- a CDS encoding polyamine aminopropyltransferase, which produces MGKKLFKFEYLLLFSVFIIATCGLIYELVAGTLASYLLGDSVKQFSFIIGVYLFSMGIGSFFAKFIKKNQLKTFVEVEILVGLIGGVSAVVLFILFNKVDYFQFILYLFVFSTGFLVGLEIPLLMNILKDRVQFSDLVSNVFTFDYIGALLASVLFPLVLIPQLGVMRTALFFGMINVSIAILLSFVLKNEIKSKLVQIKAILTFVLLLILFLFANKILSYSEEKLYGENIVFTNTTPYQRIVLTHNKNDYKLYLNNNLQFSSADEYRYHEALVHPALETAPKIEHVLVLGGGDGLACREILKYKEVKSITLVDLDEKMTSLFRDNPILAHFNQASFSNPKVRVFNQDAFLWVSSHHKKYDVVVIDFPDPSNYSLGKLYSHSFYTSLQKIVNPHGVVVIQTTSPYFAPKSFWCINETVKQVFKNAAAYHVYVPSFGEWGYTIASLHQHNFATSKRRLPNLKFYNHQFATLSVFTKDMMAQSVEINRLDNQILVRYFDEEWGKL; this is translated from the coding sequence ATGGGTAAAAAATTATTCAAGTTTGAATATTTACTTCTATTCTCTGTTTTTATCATTGCCACTTGTGGACTAATTTATGAATTGGTCGCGGGTACTTTGGCCAGTTATTTATTGGGAGATTCTGTGAAACAGTTTTCGTTTATCATTGGAGTATATTTATTTTCAATGGGTATTGGTTCTTTTTTTGCGAAGTTCATTAAGAAAAACCAGTTAAAAACATTTGTAGAAGTAGAAATATTAGTTGGGCTCATCGGTGGTGTAAGTGCCGTTGTGCTTTTCATTTTATTTAATAAAGTAGATTATTTTCAATTTATTCTCTACTTGTTTGTTTTTTCTACCGGATTTTTAGTTGGGTTGGAAATACCACTGTTGATGAATATTTTAAAAGATAGAGTACAGTTTAGCGATCTGGTTTCTAATGTTTTTACGTTTGATTATATTGGTGCTTTGTTGGCCTCTGTTTTGTTTCCCTTAGTGCTTATTCCTCAACTAGGTGTAATGAGAACTGCTTTGTTTTTTGGAATGATAAATGTAAGTATTGCTATTTTACTTTCTTTTGTTCTTAAAAATGAAATTAAATCAAAGTTGGTGCAAATCAAAGCAATTTTGACTTTTGTTTTATTGTTGATATTGTTTCTGTTTGCTAATAAAATTTTGTCGTATTCTGAAGAAAAATTATATGGAGAAAATATCGTTTTTACCAATACTACTCCTTACCAGCGTATTGTTCTGACACACAATAAAAACGATTACAAGTTGTATTTAAATAACAATCTTCAGTTTAGTTCTGCGGATGAGTACAGGTACCATGAAGCCTTAGTTCATCCGGCATTGGAAACTGCACCAAAAATTGAACATGTTTTGGTTTTAGGAGGAGGTGATGGTTTGGCTTGTCGTGAAATTTTGAAATACAAGGAAGTTAAATCCATTACATTGGTTGATTTAGATGAAAAAATGACCAGTTTGTTTAGGGATAATCCTATTTTAGCTCATTTTAATCAAGCTTCATTTTCAAACCCTAAAGTTCGTGTTTTCAACCAAGATGCTTTTTTGTGGGTATCTTCACATCACAAAAAATACGATGTTGTTGTGATTGATTTTCCCGATCCTTCTAATTATAGTCTAGGTAAATTGTACTCTCATAGTTTTTATACGTCTCTTCAAAAAATAGTAAATCCTCATGGAGTGGTAGTTATTCAAACTACTTCACCCTACTTTGCGCCAAAATCGTTTTGGTGTATAAATGAAACCGTAAAGCAAGTCTTTAAAAATGCAGCAGCGTATCATGTATATGTTCCTTCTTTTGGGGAGTGGGGGTATACCATTGCTTCACTTCATCAGCATAATTTTGCAACATCAAAACGAAGACTTCCCAATTTAAAATTTTATAACCATCAATTCGCTACTTTGTCCGTTTTTACCAAAGATATGATGGCGCAATCGGTTGAAATTAACAGGTTAGATAATCAAATTTTAGTGCGATATTTTGATGAAGAATGGGGTAAATTATAA
- a CDS encoding flavin monoamine oxidase family protein, whose protein sequence is MKNGVNYNTFHRRTFLKSLLAIGIFSQVGGLVQSCQEQIKKVLFRITGMNHILGHRLWAKDFPKVTKEIEVDFLIIGAGISGLSAARQLKKRGVEDFLVVEMETTTGGNSNFGQNKYSNYPLGAHYLPLPNFEDKTLLEFLFESKIITHFENGKPIFDENQLCFDPKERLFIRNNWQEDLIPKFGLSNEAEVQFERFFALMNELKESKDDQGLYHFMLPLHMGSKSDKFKYLDDMTMKEWLLCQQLQNEDLFWYVDYCCKDDFGLGIEFVSAWAGVFYFAARKHNTSYTDSVLTWPEGNGRLKQHLEVGVKDHIKTQQLAFDVENQNDKIEVKVFDDHLQETILYKTKQLICCTPTFVSSYLFSDRKNLKSFDYAPWFTATLTLGPVDLNDSYPLCWDNVIHQGQGLGYIYNQHQSLAQVQEHKVITYYYAFSSSNSKKVRKKLYAMKEEELKKLIFEDLNKAHPNIEQHVISVSIFKLGHGMVSPRPGFIFGEEKKRATLSNDAKIHFAHSDLSGISVFEEAFHQGVNVVNKIVNS, encoded by the coding sequence ATGAAGAATGGGGTAAATTATAACACATTTCACAGAAGAACATTTTTAAAATCGTTACTTGCTATCGGAATTTTTAGTCAAGTGGGTGGGTTGGTGCAATCTTGTCAAGAGCAAATAAAAAAGGTTTTATTTCGTATAACGGGAATGAATCATATTTTAGGGCATCGATTATGGGCTAAAGATTTTCCTAAAGTAACTAAAGAAATTGAAGTTGATTTTTTAATAATTGGAGCTGGAATTTCAGGTTTGTCTGCAGCAAGACAATTAAAAAAAAGAGGTGTAGAAGATTTTTTAGTGGTCGAAATGGAAACGACTACAGGGGGAAATTCAAATTTTGGACAAAATAAATATTCTAATTATCCATTGGGTGCTCATTATTTGCCATTGCCAAATTTTGAAGATAAAACTTTACTTGAATTTTTATTTGAGTCGAAAATTATAACACATTTTGAAAATGGAAAACCAATTTTTGATGAAAATCAATTGTGTTTTGATCCTAAAGAACGCTTGTTTATTAGAAATAATTGGCAAGAAGATTTGATTCCTAAATTTGGTTTATCAAATGAAGCAGAAGTTCAGTTTGAACGTTTTTTTGCATTAATGAATGAATTAAAAGAAAGTAAAGATGATCAGGGTCTTTATCATTTTATGTTGCCACTTCATATGGGTTCAAAATCGGATAAGTTTAAGTATTTAGATGATATGACAATGAAAGAATGGTTGTTATGTCAACAATTACAAAATGAAGATTTATTTTGGTATGTAGATTATTGTTGTAAAGACGATTTTGGATTGGGGATTGAATTTGTTTCTGCATGGGCAGGGGTGTTTTATTTTGCCGCTCGAAAACACAATACTTCTTATACGGATTCAGTCTTAACTTGGCCTGAAGGGAATGGGCGACTCAAACAACATCTAGAAGTTGGTGTTAAAGACCATATAAAAACACAACAATTGGCTTTTGATGTGGAAAACCAAAATGATAAAATCGAAGTAAAAGTATTTGATGATCATCTTCAAGAGACAATTTTATATAAAACAAAACAGTTGATTTGTTGTACGCCAACCTTTGTATCTTCTTATTTGTTTTCGGATAGAAAAAATTTAAAATCATTTGACTATGCACCTTGGTTTACGGCAACCTTGACTTTAGGGCCGGTTGATTTAAACGATAGTTATCCATTGTGTTGGGATAATGTTATTCATCAAGGTCAGGGTTTGGGGTATATTTATAATCAACATCAATCATTAGCTCAAGTTCAAGAACATAAGGTGATAACGTATTATTATGCGTTTTCTTCTTCCAATTCAAAAAAAGTAAGGAAGAAATTATATGCAATGAAGGAGGAAGAGTTAAAAAAACTGATTTTTGAAGATTTAAATAAAGCCCATCCAAATATAGAACAGCATGTAATTTCGGTGTCAATTTTTAAGTTAGGTCACGGTATGGTTAGTCCAAGACCGGGTTTTATTTTTGGTGAAGAAAAGAAGAGAGCAACTCTTTCCAATGATGCTAAAATTCATTTTGCTCATAGTGATTTAAGTGGTATTTCAGTTTTTGAAGAAGCATTTCATCAAGGTGTTAATGTGGTGAATAAAATAGTAAATTCATGA